Genomic segment of Methanobacterium spitsbergense:
TTGCAGGAGGACACGATGTTACCCTCATTGAAAATGATTCAAAATTATGCAACAATGCAGCAAGCGGACTAGATGCTCTAGTTATTTGCGGTAATGGAACAGATATAAAAACCCTTGAAGAAGCAAATATAGGTGATGCTGATGTTTTTGTAGCGGCAACGGGACACGATGAAGCAAATCTCCTGTCATGTATCCTTGTTAAAGATTATAATATAAAAAAAATAATTGCTAGGGTCAGTAACCCTGATCATGAGGATGCATTTAAAAAGGTTGGTATAGATGATGTTATAAGTCCTGAACTTACAGCAGCCAGCTACTTAGAAAAACTTATTATTCGTCCTAAAATTGCTGATCTCATAATTATTGGAAAGGGAAATGCAGAGTTA
This window contains:
- a CDS encoding potassium channel family protein, translating into MYIVIMGGGRVGLNLASSLVAGGHDVTLIENDSKLCNNAASGLDALVICGNGTDIKTLEEANIGDADVFVAATGHDEANLLSCILVKDYNIKKIIARVSNPDHEDAFKKVGIDDVISPELTAASYLEKLIIRPKIADLIIIGKGNAELLEIQVENKHIIGKRIMDVSPTDDFIIAALYKNGEITIPKKDDILNKGNRISVLVKINAVKKTTKLFTA